Proteins encoded together in one Chitinophaga sp. LS1 window:
- a CDS encoding metallophosphoesterase translates to MARTFVIGDIHGALKALEQLLGQLLLQPTDRLIFLGDYVDGWSQSAQVVEYLMVLQEKYDCLLIKGNHDAWCERWLNGEDPDPVWYRNGGKQTIASYENISYERRLVHLEWFNRLTLYYVDDQNRLFLHAGFASMHGPEKEHYDTNFYWDRSLWEMALCMDKRIKKDSILYPKRLLLFEEIFIGHTPTVNYDITTPMNACNVWNVDTGAAFMGRISAMNIDTKEYWQSEPAYVFYPGEKGRNK, encoded by the coding sequence ATGGCCCGGACGTTTGTAATTGGAGATATTCATGGCGCATTAAAAGCATTGGAACAACTACTAGGTCAACTCCTGTTGCAACCAACGGACAGACTTATATTCCTGGGCGATTATGTAGATGGATGGTCGCAATCCGCACAGGTGGTTGAATACCTGATGGTGCTGCAGGAAAAATATGACTGCCTTCTCATCAAAGGGAATCACGATGCCTGGTGCGAACGCTGGCTGAATGGAGAAGATCCGGACCCGGTATGGTACAGGAACGGTGGTAAGCAAACCATAGCCAGTTATGAAAATATATCTTATGAACGCCGGTTAGTACACCTGGAATGGTTTAACAGGCTTACCTTGTATTATGTAGATGATCAGAACAGGTTATTCCTGCATGCAGGGTTTGCAAGTATGCATGGTCCGGAGAAAGAACATTACGATACAAACTTTTACTGGGACCGGTCGCTGTGGGAAATGGCGCTGTGTATGGATAAGCGGATCAAAAAAGATTCAATACTCTACCCGAAAAGATTATTACTATTTGAAGAGATTTTCATTGGCCATACGCCCACGGTGAATTATGATATCACCACACCAATGAATGCCTGCAATGTGTGGAATGTGGATACAGGCGCGGCATTTATGGGAAGGATCTCTGCCATGAATATCGATACAAAAGAGTATTGGCAGAGTGAACCCGCCTATGTTTTTTACCCGGGCGAAAAAGGTCGAAACAAATAA
- a CDS encoding DUF1572 family protein, with translation MLTTTLKTLFRRDLEKLVQELSQYTNESKIWYTEKGISNSAGNLALHLVGNLNTFIGLHLGNTGYVRHRELEFSQKDVARTTLIKMIEDTIVVIDKVMDELTPEQVEALYPIEVFGGPIYTGHFLVHLSGHLMYHLGQVNYHRRLLDI, from the coding sequence ATGCTCACTACTACTCTTAAAACACTCTTTCGCAGAGACCTTGAAAAATTGGTTCAGGAACTATCACAATATACTAATGAAAGTAAAATCTGGTATACAGAGAAAGGGATTAGTAACAGTGCGGGAAATCTCGCATTACATCTTGTTGGCAATCTGAATACATTTATAGGTTTACACCTGGGGAACACAGGATATGTCCGTCACCGTGAATTGGAATTTTCTCAGAAAGATGTAGCGAGAACTACATTGATTAAAATGATTGAGGATACGATTGTGGTGATTGATAAAGTAATGGATGAGCTGACACCTGAACAGGTAGAAGCATTATATCCGATAGAAGTATTTGGCGGACCGATATATACAGGACATTTTTTAGTACACTTAAGCGGACATTTAATGTATCATTTAGGCCAGGTAAATTATCACAGGAGGTTATTGGATATTTAA
- a CDS encoding InlB B-repeat-containing protein, which produces MKTLLLALLCLAGANLSYAQTLYVSPSGSASNTGTSISAPTTLANALATVTAGNTIYLRGGTYSLSASVIITASNNGTSSAYKSVVAYTGETPVLDFSSMAIADANRGVILDGDYWHWTGITIQGAGDNGMLLAGNSNIIEKCIFKGNHDSGLQLSRYVTSNTTLASWPTNNTILNCEAYDNQDPDNEDADGFAAKLTCGTGNVFNGCISHNNIDDGYDLYAKDDTGPIGPVTLINCLAYGNGTLSSGGTSGDGDKNGFKLGGSGIAVAHIVRRCVSFNNGHHGFTDNNNPGAIEVTNNTSYNNAESNFNFRTGSTATFKNNLSYNAGSSDATNGTDVTPTNVWWKSGASSNTGGLVVSSADFQSLSPSVTKNSDGSPNLGTFLALASGSDMIDKGVTTTGITYSGSAPDIGARESGGSTNPSTYTVSVTVSPSAGGTVTLSPSGGSYTSGTVVTLTATPASGYTFSSWGGSASGTSTTTTVTVTSNLSVTASFTSTSTGGGSTLHIDDAATSTGGYCSADGSRQNTYSGADGGYYINLSNASGKGVNYSVSVPAAGTYSFVFRYSNGGATVSTTARLLVNGSTAVSSVSFPKTTSWTAWTTTAAVTATLAAGVNTIRIETLSSTEFALIDWLEVTGTTPTAGACSSSARAVAAVKPELTDTKVYPNPASNTAAISFYNEKTDRVQIRMYSSNGQLLKTVVDKEFPAGNNQLTMDVSSLPQSLYLIKVENSAGSNTLKLVKQ; this is translated from the coding sequence ATGAAAACACTTCTACTAGCGCTGCTATGTTTGGCAGGAGCTAACCTCTCCTATGCGCAAACCCTCTATGTTTCCCCCAGCGGATCAGCCTCGAACACCGGCACCAGCATCAGTGCCCCGACTACACTTGCCAACGCACTGGCAACGGTAACCGCTGGCAACACCATTTACTTAAGAGGAGGCACCTATAGCTTATCTGCTTCCGTGATTATCACTGCCAGTAACAATGGTACTTCTTCCGCGTACAAGAGTGTCGTTGCCTATACTGGCGAAACCCCTGTATTAGATTTTTCCAGCATGGCGATTGCCGATGCCAATCGTGGCGTCATCCTCGATGGCGACTATTGGCATTGGACAGGTATCACCATCCAGGGTGCTGGCGACAATGGCATGCTGTTGGCGGGCAACAGCAACATCATCGAAAAATGTATCTTTAAAGGCAACCACGATAGCGGTCTGCAATTGAGTCGCTACGTGACGTCAAACACCACCCTCGCTTCATGGCCTACGAACAACACCATCCTCAATTGCGAAGCGTACGACAACCAGGACCCAGACAATGAAGACGCCGATGGGTTTGCTGCTAAACTCACCTGTGGCACAGGCAATGTATTCAATGGTTGTATCTCTCACAACAACATCGATGATGGATACGATCTTTATGCAAAAGATGACACAGGCCCTATTGGTCCTGTCACCCTCATTAATTGCCTCGCATATGGCAATGGTACGCTGAGTAGCGGCGGTACCTCCGGCGATGGTGATAAGAATGGATTTAAATTAGGTGGTAGCGGTATTGCAGTAGCACATATCGTGCGTCGTTGTGTATCATTCAACAATGGCCACCATGGCTTTACGGACAACAACAACCCAGGTGCGATCGAAGTGACCAACAACACCAGTTACAACAATGCGGAATCTAATTTCAACTTCCGCACGGGTAGTACAGCTACTTTCAAAAACAACCTTTCTTACAATGCAGGTTCATCTGATGCCACCAATGGTACAGATGTAACGCCAACGAATGTATGGTGGAAGAGTGGCGCCAGCTCTAACACAGGAGGCCTGGTAGTAAGCAGTGCCGACTTCCAGAGTCTTTCTCCTTCTGTAACTAAAAACAGTGATGGCAGTCCAAACCTGGGCACCTTCCTCGCACTGGCAAGTGGTAGTGATATGATAGACAAAGGTGTAACTACTACAGGCATTACCTATTCCGGTTCTGCACCTGATATTGGTGCTCGTGAATCCGGTGGTAGTACGAATCCTTCTACTTATACCGTGAGCGTAACAGTATCTCCATCAGCAGGGGGAACAGTTACTTTGAGTCCAAGTGGCGGTTCATACACTTCAGGCACTGTAGTAACCTTAACAGCTACACCTGCCAGTGGATATACATTTAGCAGCTGGGGAGGTAGTGCGAGTGGTACTTCTACTACGACTACAGTAACAGTCACTTCAAACCTATCTGTAACCGCCAGTTTCACCAGTACCAGTACTGGTGGAGGTTCTACCCTGCATATAGACGATGCTGCAACAAGTACCGGTGGATATTGTAGTGCAGATGGCAGCAGACAAAATACCTATTCAGGTGCTGATGGCGGATATTATATCAACCTGAGTAACGCAAGTGGCAAAGGTGTGAATTACAGTGTGAGCGTGCCTGCCGCAGGAACTTATTCATTTGTATTCCGTTATTCAAATGGAGGTGCAACCGTATCGACCACTGCACGGTTATTAGTCAATGGCAGCACCGCAGTATCAAGTGTATCATTCCCCAAAACTACCAGCTGGACGGCATGGACCACGACAGCAGCAGTGACAGCTACATTGGCAGCAGGTGTGAATACGATTAGAATTGAAACACTCTCTTCTACAGAATTTGCATTGATAGACTGGTTGGAAGTAACAGGCACAACACCCACTGCAGGTGCTTGTAGTTCATCAGCAAGAGCAGTAGCAGCTGTAAAACCTGAATTGACAGATACAAAGGTGTACCCTAATCCAGCTAGCAATACCGCTGCTATTAGTTTTTATAATGAAAAGACAGATCGGGTACAGATTAGGATGTACAGTTCGAATGGGCAGTTGCTAAAGACAGTGGTGGATAAAGAGTTTCCGGCAGGTAATAATCAGTTGACGATGGATGTGAGTAGTTTGCCACAATCCCTGTATTTAATAAAAGTAGAAAATTCAGCAGGTAGTAATACCCTGAAACTGGTCAAACAATAA
- a CDS encoding flavin monoamine oxidase family protein, with the protein MSISRREFLTRTGTMAAAYPAMLALGMLQEAPAHAFSLNGSGKGKHIIILGAGLAGMAAAYELLKLGYQCTILEARQRSGGRVWSIRKGATHTETDLPVQTATFDEGLYFNAGPSRIPHHHALTLHYCRELQVPIQVYNNINEAAYFFAEGKGSLSNRKIRVREIHNDLRGYTAELLAKAIDQHKLDTGLTTEDTQKILEYLRAEGGLDIDKLYKASDRRGYIEGPGAGELPGKIAPAHSLADIINSGLADPDFYNVSEYVYELQMTMFQAIGGNDQIPKAFEKKVGQCIHFGCEVTGIHNQAESVKISYKDSKGAKEIVADYCICTIPTPVLSNVDNNFSSDVSRAIDYIPYMITGKIGMQFKRRFWEEDEHIYGGITHTNNELTQIFYPSYDYLSKKGILLGYYNFNEKARQTGSLSHQQREKLAMDKGRLIHPQYDKEFESSFSVSWHKTPYSMGGWALYNSATRQTHYKSLLKADKRVYFAGEHTTYLNAWMAGALESARRTVTDLHARVSEQRISYPITTNI; encoded by the coding sequence ATGTCAATTTCCAGAAGGGAGTTCCTCACCAGAACAGGAACAATGGCTGCCGCCTATCCGGCCATGCTGGCTTTAGGGATGTTACAGGAAGCGCCTGCGCATGCCTTTTCGCTCAATGGCAGTGGCAAGGGTAAACACATTATCATTCTAGGCGCCGGTCTTGCAGGAATGGCAGCGGCTTATGAACTATTAAAACTCGGCTACCAATGCACCATTCTTGAAGCCCGGCAGCGATCAGGAGGGCGTGTATGGAGTATCCGAAAGGGAGCGACGCATACTGAAACCGATCTTCCTGTACAAACGGCTACATTCGACGAAGGGCTTTATTTCAATGCGGGGCCATCGCGTATCCCGCATCACCATGCATTGACATTGCATTACTGTAGAGAGTTGCAGGTGCCGATCCAGGTGTATAACAACATCAACGAAGCGGCCTATTTCTTCGCCGAAGGCAAAGGATCGCTTTCCAACAGGAAGATCCGGGTCCGGGAAATTCACAACGATCTCCGGGGATATACAGCGGAACTACTTGCCAAAGCGATAGATCAGCACAAACTCGACACAGGTCTTACAACTGAAGATACCCAGAAAATACTGGAATACCTAAGGGCAGAAGGAGGGCTGGACATCGATAAATTGTACAAAGCCTCTGACAGAAGAGGGTACATCGAGGGTCCCGGCGCCGGCGAACTTCCCGGCAAAATCGCACCGGCGCATAGTCTGGCGGATATTATCAATTCCGGTCTTGCTGATCCTGACTTCTACAATGTATCTGAATATGTATATGAACTACAGATGACCATGTTCCAGGCGATTGGCGGCAATGACCAGATTCCAAAAGCTTTTGAGAAGAAGGTAGGGCAATGTATACATTTTGGCTGCGAGGTGACGGGCATTCACAACCAGGCAGAAAGTGTGAAGATTAGTTATAAAGACAGCAAAGGCGCCAAAGAAATCGTTGCCGACTATTGTATTTGCACGATTCCTACACCAGTGCTGAGTAATGTGGATAACAACTTCTCTTCAGATGTGAGTCGCGCGATTGACTACATTCCTTACATGATCACGGGCAAGATAGGCATGCAGTTCAAGAGAAGGTTCTGGGAAGAAGATGAACACATCTACGGAGGTATTACACATACGAACAATGAACTCACCCAGATCTTTTATCCGTCTTATGATTATCTATCTAAGAAAGGCATACTGCTAGGTTATTACAACTTTAATGAGAAAGCCCGACAAACAGGGAGTCTGTCGCACCAGCAAAGAGAAAAATTAGCGATGGATAAGGGGCGGTTGATACATCCGCAATATGATAAAGAATTTGAAAGTTCATTTTCAGTGAGCTGGCATAAGACACCTTATAGCATGGGTGGATGGGCCTTGTATAATAGTGCTACCAGACAAACACATTATAAAAGCCTGTTGAAGGCGGATAAGCGGGTATACTTTGCAGGGGAGCATACAACTTATCTGAATGCATGGATGGCAGGAGCGTTAGAATCTGCAAGAAGGACAGTGACGGATTTACATGCAAGGGTATCAGAACAACGGATCTCTTATCCAATTACAACCAACATCTAA
- a CDS encoding pyridoxal phosphate-dependent aminotransferase, with product MLQGLQAAPATEASVTTLEPPISALGHSGLAANNLQTSLTSLSAETSPLTGLHADAAIEPRIPGILKARLFANENPFGPSTIAKKAMIDSMDNGYQYPFMLLKDLEAKICAYEGLDAKMLMTSAGSSPLLLGTAITLLSNGGNVVSADPTYDDLPTRCEKIKATWIKVPLKADYTHDLDAMEKAINKDTKLVYICNPNNPTGTIVDVAKLKDFCERVSKKVPVFVDEAYIDYLPDPAATTLIESVKKGQNLIIARTFSKVYGLAGLRIGYVIAQPAMIDLLGHYSAAGGYALSLPAITAALASYNDKPYIDEVKKKMEASKRFLYETLKKEGYTYIPSHTNFVMFPLKMEGQRFVEEMGKRGVGLRNWKLNNEDWCRISIGRLDEMQAFAAAFKELS from the coding sequence ATGTTGCAAGGGTTGCAGGCAGCGCCTGCTACGGAGGCTTCTGTTACAACGTTAGAACCTCCCATTTCAGCTTTAGGTCATTCCGGGTTAGCGGCCAACAACCTACAGACCTCATTGACCAGTTTATCTGCAGAAACATCTCCGCTCACGGGTTTACATGCCGATGCCGCTATTGAGCCCCGTATTCCCGGTATACTCAAAGCCCGCTTATTTGCCAATGAAAACCCATTCGGCCCTTCCACAATTGCTAAAAAAGCGATGATAGACAGTATGGACAATGGCTATCAATATCCATTCATGCTACTCAAAGACCTGGAAGCAAAAATTTGCGCCTATGAAGGTCTCGATGCAAAAATGCTCATGACAAGTGCGGGATCATCTCCTTTACTATTAGGAACTGCTATTACATTATTAAGTAATGGTGGAAATGTCGTCAGCGCAGACCCTACTTACGATGACTTACCCACCCGCTGTGAAAAAATAAAAGCCACCTGGATCAAAGTGCCGTTAAAAGCAGATTACACCCATGATCTGGATGCAATGGAAAAGGCGATTAATAAAGACACGAAACTCGTTTACATCTGCAATCCCAACAACCCTACGGGCACCATTGTAGACGTAGCGAAATTAAAAGACTTCTGCGAGCGGGTATCTAAAAAAGTCCCTGTCTTTGTAGATGAAGCCTACATTGATTACCTCCCTGATCCAGCGGCTACTACACTTATAGAAAGCGTAAAGAAAGGACAGAACCTCATCATCGCGCGCACCTTTTCAAAAGTATATGGGCTGGCCGGACTTCGTATTGGTTACGTCATCGCCCAACCAGCTATGATCGATCTATTAGGCCATTATTCCGCTGCCGGTGGATATGCATTGTCATTACCAGCTATAACTGCTGCATTGGCAAGTTATAATGACAAACCTTATATAGATGAAGTGAAAAAGAAGATGGAAGCCAGCAAGCGCTTCTTGTATGAAACACTGAAGAAAGAGGGGTATACGTATATTCCATCTCATACTAACTTCGTCATGTTCCCTTTAAAAATGGAAGGCCAGCGTTTTGTAGAAGAAATGGGTAAAAGGGGGGTAGGGCTGCGCAACTGGAAACTAAATAACGAGGATTGGTGCAGGATCAGCATTGGTCGTCTGGATGAAATGCAGGCATTTGCAGCTGCTTTTAAAGAATTATCTTAA